TACTCTTATTGGGTCAGCTGCTGCGAAAGGAATAGCTCCTTCTGTAATAAATGATAATCCCATGATATAGTTTGTTAATGCTGATTGTCTGTCACGTTTACTATATTTACTTTTAAAGAATGTTGAAGATAATGCAATTCCAAGTGGAGGTACCATACCACCAATCATAACTGCTGCCATTATTTCAAATTGTCCTGAACTTAATGCTGCTGTACCAAAAACATATGCAGCCTTGTTGAAAGGACCACCCATATCAATAGCCATCATACCACCAAGTATTGCACCAAGTATTATTTTACTGCTAGAATTCATACTCATTAAGAAGTTATTTAAAGCGTTATTTGCTGCTGATACTGGAGGGTTAATTAAGAAGAACATAATTGCTCCAATTCCAAGTATACCAAGTAGTGGATAAAGTAATACAGGTTTAAGACCTTCTAATGATGCTGGAAGATAAGATAGTAATTTCTTTAATAATACTACTAAATAACCAGCTATGAAACCTGCGGCTAAAGCGCCTAGGAAACCGGAACCACCATCTTTTGCAATCATTCCACCAACAAAACCTACAGCAAGTGCTGGCCTATCACCGATACTCATAGCTATAAATCCAGCTAATACTGGAAGCATAAATCCAAATGAAATATCACCAGTTTTCTTTAAAAATGCTGCGAAAGGTGTATTAGAACCAAAGTTAGAAGGATCTATTTCATAATTATCAAATAAGAAAGCAAGAGCTATTAGTAAACCACCACCAATAACAAAAGGTAGCATATGAGAAACACCGTTCATTAAGTGTTTATAAATCTTACGACCTATACTCTCATTATCAGAAGATTCACTTCCACTGTTATCGTTTCCATTTGAGTGATGATAAATTGCAGCATTTCCATTAGCTGCTTTAGTAATTAATTCTTCTGCTTTATGAATACCATCGGCAACCTTAGTTTTAATAACTTTTTTTCCATCAAAACGTGCCATCTCAACATTTTTATCAGCAGCGATAATAATACAGTCAGCATTTTCAATTTCTTCTTTAGTAAGAACATTTTTAGCGCCACCAGAACCATTAGTTTCTACTTTAATTGATATACCTAAATCTTTTGCTTTATTTTCAAGACTTTCTGCAGCCATAAAAGTATGGGCAATACCAGTAGGACAAGCAGTTACTGCTAATACTCTATAACCTTCTTTTGATGGTTGTTTTTCTTTAGCAGGTTCATCGAATTTTTCACGCTCTTTTTTATCAATAAGTTTTAAAAATGTTTCTTTATCTTTTGCATTTATAAGTGACTGTCTAAATGATTCATCCATCAATATTGTAGATAATCTTGATAATACTTCTAAATGTACATCATTGCCACCTTCAGGAGCTGCAATCATAAAGAAAAGGTGAGCAGGTGCACCATCTAAAGAATCATAATCTACACCTTTTTTAGAGACTGCAGCTGCAAGACCAGCTTTTTTTACTGCGGCAACTTTAGCATGAGGAATAGCTATACCTTCACCTATTCCTGTAGTGCTAAGAGATTCTCTAGCTAATATGCCTTCTTTATATGCTTTCTTATCATTTAAGTTTCCTGCTGCATTCATTAAGTCAACTAATCTGTCAATTGCTTCTGATTTTGAGTTAACATTAAAATTAAGATCAATTCCATTTTTATTAAGTAAGTCAATAATTCGCATATTTTTCACCTCGTAAACTATTTATATATCATTAAGTTGTTCTAACAACTGATACACCTTATCTTTTGTGGCTAAGCCTTCAGAAAATGCGCTAGCACTTCCAGTGGCAACACCCATTTTGAAAGCTTCTTTGAAATCATTAGTTTTTATAAAACCGGCTATAAAACCAGCAACCATAGAGTCGCCAGCACCGACAGAATTTTTTAGTGTACCTTTAGGAACTTCACTAAAATATATTTCTCCAGTACTTGTAATTAATATGGCACCATCACCGGCCATAGAAATAAGAACATTTTCAGCACCCATTTTTTGAAGCTTTTTACCATGAGATATTATTTCTTCTTTACTAGTAAGTTTAGTATTAAAAATTTCTCCTAGTTCATGATGATTTGGTTTTATTAAAAACGGTTTATATTTTAAAACATTTAAAAGTAAGTCTTTTGTAGCGTCTACTATAAATTTGATTCCCTTACCTTGTAGTCTACTCATAATATTTTCGTATGTGTCAGAAGGAAGAGAAGTAGGGATACTACCTGCCAGTACTAATATATCTCCATCATTCAGTGAATCTAACTTTTGGTTAAGGTGTAATATATCTTCAGGTGTAATTTTAGGGCCTTGACCATTGATTTCAGATTCTTTGCTACTTCTAAGTTTTACATTAATTCTAGACATACCTTCTTGTAATTTAACAAAATCACAATGAACTCCAAATTTTGATACACGTTTTGATATTTCATCACCAGTAAATCCTGCTATATATCCTAATGCTTCATTATCAATCCCAAGATTTTTTAAGACTATAGATACATTAATTCCTTTTCCACCAGCAAAGATTTCTTCATGGTTAGTTCTATTAACCATGCCTTCTTGAAAACTATCTACATCAACAATATAATCTAGGGAAGGATTTAAGGTAATTGTTTTTATCATAGTTATTCTACCTCCATTACATTAGTAAAATTTTTAAAGTTATTAGTACATTTAGGGATGATCATTATTGCATCATCTATATTTGCAAATGTAATAAAACTATTTTCATTAAATTTCGACTCATCGCAAAGTACATAACTTTTATTACACCTGTTTATAGCTTCTGTTTTCACTAGAGCTTCATTTATATCCGGTGTAGTATATCCGCTTTCAGCTGTAACACCATTAGTTCCAAAGAAGCCTTTAGTAAAGTTATACTTTTTTAGACTGTTTACAGCTTCTATGCCGATAATAGCTTCAGTAGTAAGTTTTACTTCTCCACCTAATATAAGAGTCTTGAAGCCATTCTGTATTAATTTTTTTGCATGAACTATACCATTAGTTACGAATACAACATTTTTAGCATCTATGTAATCAATAATTAGTTCAGTAGTAGTTCCAGCATCGATATAAACTATATCTTCATCATTAATAAGAGATGCTGCGTACTTAGCTAGTTTTTGTTTTGTATTAAAATTTAATTCTTTTTTTATATTAACTGTAGTTTCTTCTTTAAATTTAGTATTTGAAATTATAGTTGCTCCACCATGTATTTTTTTTAAAAGTCCTGATTTGTGAAGAGTATTTAAGTCACGTCTAATAGTTGATTCTGAAGCATCTAGTAAAGTGACTAACTCCGTTACTGTAATGGTAGATTGCTCTTTTAATTTCTCAAGAATAATTTCATGTCTTTCTTCTGTTAACATTTACATCACTCCCTGGTTATATAATAATCAAAATAAATCAAAAAATCAATAGTAATAATCAAAAATAATCAAAAACAGTCACAAACAATCAAAAAAATACTGTTGCAAGTTATTATTATATGCAACAGTAGACTATATTACTCTTCAGAATTAGGAACTAATTTTCTTATATTTTCTATTAAATCAATTTTTTCACTATATTTTAGCTCTATTCTATAAATAAAATTCATCCATTTTTCTACAGAATTTAGAATTTCTATATATATGTATTGAATCTTTGTAATGTACTTTGTTATATCATCGTATGAGTTATCATTATTCATTCTTAGTAGAAGTTCAAATACAGATATATAATAATCAATTATTTCTATAGGAAATCTTTCTTTTAAGTGATCTGCAAACTTATCTAACACTTCAAAATCGTTATCTTCTGGAGGGGTAGTTTTAGCATTCTTTAATATTTCTATAATGTTATCGTAAAGTTTTTCATAAAGACATATTTGTAAATAGTCTTCTTTTGTATTGATACTAAATTTTACAATATTAAGTAGACTAGGACGTATGCTAATAAATTCAGCTTCATCCATACAGTCTTTTATTCTTTTATATTCCTCAAAATAATTCTTTTTATATGGAATTTTAAAAGCAGAAATTAATAATTGTATATAATCATACATGTTGCCAGTAGTTGAATAATAATGCAGTGTCTTATCAACTATATTTTTAGTAATATCCATATGATTAAAAGATTCTTTAGCTAATTTATTTAATTTTTCTTCTTCTCCGTATTTTATATAGGAATTTAAAAGATAATTATATATATCAACTATTGGTTCTTCATTATTAAGTAGGGCTTCTTCGCAAGCTTCTATAGCTTTATCATTTTGATGTGTATTTATATAATATTTAGCTAATTCCCAAGAGGTCATTCCAAATTTTTCTCTTTTGATTCTTAAGAACTTTTCTTCATTATTTAATTTGTCTTTGTATATATTCATTATAAATAAATAATCGTTATCGGTAGGGTTTTTCTCTAGTAAATCTACAGTTTGAGTCCATAATTTTGAATTAGTACATAAGTTAGAGAAAAAGTCTAAAAAAGTATCTTTTATCGTATCGTTTAACTTGTTGTAATATACAAAGATTTTATTTATTAATTTTGATTTACAAGTATCATCAATTTCATTGTTTGATGATATTAGAGTTAAAGAATCTATTATACTAAAGAATTCAGATAAATCGTCATCAGAGTAATCAGTTTTATTTTCTAATTTAGAAAGAAGCCTAGAAAGTATGTCCCATTTTTCCCATAATAATCTTTGAGGAGATTCATCTACTATAGTTTTAGGTATCATAGATATTGAAGATGTATGAACTAAAGAAATAGGTTGTTTATTTGATTTAGTATTTTTTTGAATCCAGTCTAAAATTAAATTATTAATATTGCTATCTATTTCAGAAAGATAAAATATTAAAGATTCTAAATCGGTTTTATTAATGATGGAAAGTTCACTTTTTAATAATTTTTTCTCCAAAGATAACAACTCCTTATAAAAAATTACAATCTAATAATATTATACAATAAAATAACGTAAAAATATAGGAATTATTAATATTAATGGGAATTTATAGAATTATCTATAAAGTTTTTTATACAGTTTAAGGTTTCTTCATTTATTACATGTTCAATTTTTTCGGTTTCTTCTAAGATAGAATCTTTCACGCCTAAAATAGATAAAAATTTGAAGATTGTATTATGCCTTTTATATAGATATTCACCATAATGTTTTCCATAAGTAGTTAATTTTATAGTACTATATTTTTCATATTCAATTAATTTTAAAGCACATAATTTTTTTACCATATTATTAGTAGAGGGAGCTGTTACATTAAGAGAATGTGATAATTCGCTAACTCGTGTGTAGCCTTGATCTAATGAAAGTCTATAAATCATTTCTATATAGTCCTCCATAGATGCTGTTATGAGATTATTGTTGAGATATGTGTTAAAAGTATAGAATGTATTTTTATCGTCCAATGATATCACCTCAAAAATATAATTATAGATATATATATTTTTATAAGTCTTGTAGTAGTACATAAATATAGTAGTAAGTGAATGGTACTACTTTGAAAATGTGTAACGATATTTTTTTATTATGAATAGTATATAGTGAGTAATAAAAGTTAGATTAATCTAACAAATATACTTATGAATTTTATGTTTTATGGAGGAAAATAAAATGGAGATGTTATCAGAAATAGGGGCAGGGGAATCAGCTGTAGTTACATCAAATGAAGCAGGAGAATTATTAAAAGAGCGGTTACTGTCTCTAGGATTAACTAAGGGAGCAGTTATAGAAGTACTACGGAAAGGGCCTAAAAATAATTTGACAGTTTATAGAATTCGTGGAGCCATGATTGCACTTAGGAAAGAAGAATCTTCGTTAATTAAGGTTTCTTTGGCTAAGTGATTATATATTAATTATCTTAGGAGTGATACTGTTGGGGTTAACAGCTCAATCAACTAAAAGTACAGCTATGAAGGATATATTTAATATCGAAAGAAAGTCAAATCAGTATGTTATTGCACTGGCGGGAAATCCAAACACAGGGAAAAGTACAGTTTTTAATTATTTAACTGGGCTTCATCAACATACGGGAAATTGGCCAGGAAAAACGGTGGTTAATGCAAGAGGAGAATTTAAATATAAAGGTAATGAATATGTTCTGGTAGATTTACCAGGGACATATTCATTACTTTCATCATCTATAGATGAAGAGGTAGCAAGAGATTTTATTTGTTATGGAGATTATGATGCAGTAATAGTTGTAACTGATGCCACGTGTTTAGAGAGAAATTTGAATCTGGTATTTCAAGTTATGGAATTAACAGATAAAGTTATTACTTGCGTAAATCTTATAGATGAAGCTAAAAAGAAAAATATTATTATAGATAAAGAGGGAATAGAGAATGAATTAGGTATTCCTTTAGTATTAACTGCGGCACGGCAAGGTGAAGGAATGGATGAGTTAAAAGATATTATAGAAAAAGTAGCCTTTAATAAAATAAATACTAAGCCTAATAATGTTATTTATGATGATGATATAGAAAATATGGTATTGGAAACATCAAAGTTATTAGAAGAGTATGGGTCAATAAATAAGAGGTGGATATCGTTAAGGCTTTTGGATAGCCAAGTTAATATCTTTGATAAAATGGATGAATTAGGGGAAAAGTTCAATAGTAATGTTGCAAAAGAGATACAAGGTAAATTAGATTATAAAATAGATAAAGTTAAGCTTAGAGAGAAAGTTTCTAAAATAAACTATGATAAGGCAAATGAAATAAAAGAGAAGTATGTAAAAGAAGATATGAAAAAAATTAATAGAGATAAAAAAATTGATGATATTGTAACATCAAAAAGATGGGGAATACCATTAATGTTATTGTTATTAGGAGTTATCTTTTGGATAACTATACAAGGAGCTAACTATCCTTCAAAGATATTATCAGATTTACTATTTGGTTTACAAGATAAGCTAACAGATTTATTTAACTATTTAGGAGCACCAGATTGGTTACATGGAGTATTAGTTCTTGGAATGTATAGAACATTGGCATGGGTAGTATCTGTGATGTTACCGCCTATGGCTATATTTTTTCCGTTATTTACGTTATTAGAAGATTTAGGATATTTGCCTAGAGTAGCTTTTAATATGGATCATTTGTTTAAAAAGGCATGCGCTCACGGAAAGCAATGTCTTTCAATGTGTATGGGATTCGGTTGTAATGCAGCGGGAGTAGTTGGGTGTAGAATAATTGAGTCACCAAGAGAAAGAATGATAGCGATACTAACTAATAACTTTGTACCCTGTAATGGAAGATTTCCAACACTTATAGCAATAGCAACTATATTTTTTGCAACGACTGCTAATGTTTTCACTAATTCCATTATACAAGCTTTAGCAATAGCAATAATTATAGTCATAGGTATAGGAATAACATTGTTAGTATCCTATATTTTATCAAAGACTTTGTTGAAAG
Above is a genomic segment from Clostridium bornimense containing:
- a CDS encoding PTS fructose transporter subunit IIABC, which codes for MRIIDLLNKNGIDLNFNVNSKSEAIDRLVDLMNAAGNLNDKKAYKEGILARESLSTTGIGEGIAIPHAKVAAVKKAGLAAAVSKKGVDYDSLDGAPAHLFFMIAAPEGGNDVHLEVLSRLSTILMDESFRQSLINAKDKETFLKLIDKKEREKFDEPAKEKQPSKEGYRVLAVTACPTGIAHTFMAAESLENKAKDLGISIKVETNGSGGAKNVLTKEEIENADCIIIAADKNVEMARFDGKKVIKTKVADGIHKAEELITKAANGNAAIYHHSNGNDNSGSESSDNESIGRKIYKHLMNGVSHMLPFVIGGGLLIALAFLFDNYEIDPSNFGSNTPFAAFLKKTGDISFGFMLPVLAGFIAMSIGDRPALAVGFVGGMIAKDGGSGFLGALAAGFIAGYLVVLLKKLLSYLPASLEGLKPVLLYPLLGILGIGAIMFFLINPPVSAANNALNNFLMSMNSSSKIILGAILGGMMAIDMGGPFNKAAYVFGTAALSSGQFEIMAAVMIGGMVPPLGIALSSTFFKSKYSKRDRQSALTNYIMGLSFITEGAIPFAAADPIRVIPASVAGSAIAGALSMAFGCGLRAPHGGIFVVPVISNPFGFLIALAVGSVVSMFILGIIKKPVVEK
- the pfkB gene encoding 1-phosphofructokinase, whose translation is MIKTITLNPSLDYIVDVDSFQEGMVNRTNHEEIFAGGKGINVSIVLKNLGIDNEALGYIAGFTGDEISKRVSKFGVHCDFVKLQEGMSRINVKLRSSKESEINGQGPKITPEDILHLNQKLDSLNDGDILVLAGSIPTSLPSDTYENIMSRLQGKGIKFIVDATKDLLLNVLKYKPFLIKPNHHELGEIFNTKLTSKEEIISHGKKLQKMGAENVLISMAGDGAILITSTGEIYFSEVPKGTLKNSVGAGDSMVAGFIAGFIKTNDFKEAFKMGVATGSASAFSEGLATKDKVYQLLEQLNDI
- a CDS encoding DeoR/GlpR family DNA-binding transcription regulator; this translates as MLTEERHEIILEKLKEQSTITVTELVTLLDASESTIRRDLNTLHKSGLLKKIHGGATIISNTKFKEETTVNIKKELNFNTKQKLAKYAASLINDEDIVYIDAGTTTELIIDYIDAKNVVFVTNGIVHAKKLIQNGFKTLILGGEVKLTTEAIIGIEAVNSLKKYNFTKGFFGTNGVTAESGYTTPDINEALVKTEAINRCNKSYVLCDESKFNENSFITFANIDDAIMIIPKCTNNFKNFTNVMEVE
- a CDS encoding metal-dependent transcriptional regulator — its product is MDDKNTFYTFNTYLNNNLITASMEDYIEMIYRLSLDQGYTRVSELSHSLNVTAPSTNNMVKKLCALKLIEYEKYSTIKLTTYGKHYGEYLYKRHNTIFKFLSILGVKDSILEETEKIEHVINEETLNCIKNFIDNSINSH
- a CDS encoding FeoA family protein, coding for MEMLSEIGAGESAVVTSNEAGELLKERLLSLGLTKGAVIEVLRKGPKNNLTVYRIRGAMIALRKEESSLIKVSLAK
- the feoB gene encoding ferrous iron transport protein B codes for the protein MGLTAQSTKSTAMKDIFNIERKSNQYVIALAGNPNTGKSTVFNYLTGLHQHTGNWPGKTVVNARGEFKYKGNEYVLVDLPGTYSLLSSSIDEEVARDFICYGDYDAVIVVTDATCLERNLNLVFQVMELTDKVITCVNLIDEAKKKNIIIDKEGIENELGIPLVLTAARQGEGMDELKDIIEKVAFNKINTKPNNVIYDDDIENMVLETSKLLEEYGSINKRWISLRLLDSQVNIFDKMDELGEKFNSNVAKEIQGKLDYKIDKVKLREKVSKINYDKANEIKEKYVKEDMKKINRDKKIDDIVTSKRWGIPLMLLLLGVIFWITIQGANYPSKILSDLLFGLQDKLTDLFNYLGAPDWLHGVLVLGMYRTLAWVVSVMLPPMAIFFPLFTLLEDLGYLPRVAFNMDHLFKKACAHGKQCLSMCMGFGCNAAGVVGCRIIESPRERMIAILTNNFVPCNGRFPTLIAIATIFFATTANVFTNSIIQALAIAIIIVIGIGITLLVSYILSKTLLKGIPSSFTLELPPYRVPKIGRILYSSILDRTLFVLGRAIAVAAPAGAITWILANIYIGDASIMAHIANFLQPIGEFIGLDGFILMAFIVGLPANEIVLPILLMGYLATGSMNDFSSLDSLRTILVNNNWTMLTALNTMLFSLLHWPCATTLFTIKKETGSKKWTIISFILPTVIAFVVCFCTKTVYNFIF